A window from Mauremys reevesii isolate NIE-2019 linkage group 9, ASM1616193v1, whole genome shotgun sequence encodes these proteins:
- the GPR174 gene encoding probable G-protein coupled receptor 174: protein MKINMTTDSSTYYNDTDVKHYYTITYTLILIPGLIGNVLALWVFYGYMKETKRAVIFMINLAIADLAQVLSLPLRIFYYLSGTWHFGDGLCIFCFYLKYVNMYASIYFLVCISVRRFLFLMYPFKFSDCKRIYDVYISIAGWIVVCIGCLPFPLLRFNSSEMNTSDRCFADLPIKDIDLSNSIVMMTIGELIGFVTPLLIILYCSWKTILSLKEKNSISHDFGEKKKALKMILTCAVVFLICFAPYHISFPLDFLVKSRWIHNQRARNVISIFHAVALCLASLNSCVDPVIYYFTTDEFRRRLSRQDLQDSIQLHNRGYAKKHSRTV, encoded by the coding sequence atgaaaataaacatgacGACGGACAGCTCTACCTATTACAACGATACCGATGTTAAGCATTACTATACAATTACATACACTTTGATTCTGATCCCTGGATTAATAGGGAATGTTTTAGCTCTGTGGGTCTTTTACGGCTACATGAAAGAAACTAAAAGGGCTGTGATATTTATGATCAATCTAGCCATTGCTGACTTAGCACAAGTTTTATCCCTGCCTCTAAGGATTTTCTACTACTTGTCTGGAACATGGCACTTCGGAGATGGTCTCTGTATATTTTGTTTCTATCTTAAGTATGTAAATATGTATGCAAGCATCTACTTCTTGGTTTGCATCAGTGTAAGACGATTTTTGTTTCTTATGTACCCCTTCAAGTTCAGTGACTGCAAACGTATATATGATGTGTACATCAGTATCGCCGGGTGGATTGTAGTCTGCATTGGCTGTTTGCCTTTTCCTCTTCTAAGATTTAACTCTAGTGAGATGAATACCAGTGATAGGTGCTTTGCAGATCTTCCCATAAAGGACATTGACCTCTCCAACTCCATTGTGATGATGACCATAGGTGAGCTGATTGGATTTGTAACTCCTCTGCTGATAATTCTGTATTGCTCATGGAAGACTATCCTATCATTAAAAGAAAAGAATTCCATTTCCCATGactttggagagaaaaaaaaggcTTTAAAGATGATCCTCACCTGTGCTGTGGTATTTCTGATTTGCTTTGCACCTTATCATATCAGTTTTCCTTTAGATTTCCTTGTTAAATCAAGATGGATACACAACCAACGTGCCCGAAATGTGATTTCAATATTTCATGCAGTGGCTTTGTGTCTTGCCAGTTTGAATTCCTGTGTAGATCCAGTCATATACTACTTCACTACAGATGAGTTCAGAAGACGACTTTCAAGACAAGATTTGCAAGACAGCATTCAGTTACACAACAGAGGTTATGCGAAAAAGCATTCCAGAACTGTGTAA